The nucleotide sequence ACAAATCCAGCATCCCGGAGACCGCCGAGACCCTCGCCGCGCTCGAGGGGGTCGGGTCGGTCTACTCAGTGACCGGCGCGTGGGACCTGGTGGCGATGGTCAAGGTGCGCCGCTACGAGGACCTCGCCGACGTGATCGCCGACCACCTCTCCAAGGTCGACGGGATCCAGGACACCGAGACCATGCTGGCCTTCCGGACCTACTCGTCCGAGGACCTCGGCGAGGGATGGGCGCTCGGCTTCGACTCCTGAGCGTCCTCTTGACGACGGGCCCCACCTCGCCGGTGAGGGCCCGTCGTCGCACCATCAGGACCGGGAGAAGGCGACCCAG is from Micrococcus luteus NCTC 2665 and encodes:
- a CDS encoding Lrp/AsnC family transcriptional regulator, whose amino-acid sequence is MVTAIVLIKTDKSSIPETAETLAALEGVGSVYSVTGAWDLVAMVKVRRYEDLADVIADHLSKVDGIQDTETMLAFRTYSSEDLGEGWALGFDS